Proteins encoded in a region of the Triplophysa rosa linkage group LG6, Trosa_1v2, whole genome shotgun sequence genome:
- the ddx3xa gene encoding DEAD-box helicase 3 X-linked a isoform X5: protein MSHVVVDGSHGLDQQELAVLDLNLADGQGAGAGHSPGWDGGRSNGFINGYHDGRMNVTANFVRGPPRSDRGGRGGYRGNRNGGSFNQPMHNAGYGGYENKDGGWNAMVNRDAYTSFGGRSDRGKSAFFNDRGTGSRGRYERGGFAAGTGGNSRWVEESRDEEDWSKQLPPNERLENELFAGSNTGINFEKYDDIPVEATGTDSPVHIDSFHDVDMGEIIMGNIALSRYTRPTPVQKYAIPIIKSKRDLMACAQTGSGKTAAFLLPVLSQIYTEGPGEALQATKASTQQENGKYVRRKQYPISLVLAPTRELALQIYDEARKFAYRSRVRPCVVYGGADIGQQIRDLERGCHLLVATPGRLVDMMERGKIGLDHCNYLVLDEADRMLDMGFEPQIRRIVEQDTMPTKGARQTMMFSATFPKEIQILARDFLEEYIFLAVGRVGSTSENITQKVVWVEENDKRSFLLDLLNATGKDSLTLVFVETKKGADALEDFLYHEGYACTSIHGDRSQRDREEALSQFRSGRCPIMVATAVAARGLDISNVKHVINFDLPSDIEEYVHRIGRTGRVGNLGLATSFYNDKNSNITKDLLDILVEAKQEVPSWLENLAYEHQHKSTSRGRPKRFSGGFGARDYRQMAGGGNTFGNRGARNTVGHGGNRGFGGNKVSNLGGFGSFGNDSYGGNYANYGGNYAQVDWWGN, encoded by the exons acTCTCCAGGGTGGGATGGCGGTCGTAGCAATGGTTTCATCAATGGGTACCATGACGGTCGTATGAATGTCACTGCAAACTTTGTACGTGGACCTCCTCGCAGTGATAGAGGGGGACGTGGCGGCTACAGAGGCAACAGGAACGGTGGTTCCTTCAACCAGCCAATGCATAATGCAG GTTATGGCGGTTATGAGAACAAAGATGGAGGCTGGAATGCTATGGTGAACAGAGATGCCTACACAAGCTTTGGCGGACGTTCTGACAGAGGAAAGTCTGCATTTTTCAATGACAGAGGAACTGGATCAAGAGGAAG GTATGAGCGCGGAGGGTTTGCAGCGGGAACAGGAGGGAACAGCCGTTGGGTTGAAGAGTCTAGAGATGAAGAGGACTGGTCAAAGCAATTGCCCCCCAATGAGCGTCTGGAAAA TGAGCTGTTCGCCGGGAGCAACACGGGGATTAACTTTGAGAAGTATGACGACATTCCTGTGGAAGCCACTGGAACAGACTCCCCTGTGCATATTGATAGC tttCATGATGTGGACATGGGCGAGATCATTATGGGCAACATCGCCTTGAGCCGGTACACGCGCCCTACTCCTGTTCAGAAGTATGCAATCCCTATCATCAAGAGCAAGAGGGACCTGATGGCCTGCGCACAGACAG GCTCTGGGAAAACTGCAGCCTTCCTGCTTCCTGTGCTGAGTCAGATCTACACCGAAGGACCTGGAGAAGCACTGCAGGCCACCAAAGCCAGCACTCAG CAGGAGAATGGAAAGTACGTCCGGCGCAAACAGTATCCCATTTCTCTGGTTTTGGCTCCAACAAGAGAGCTTGCTCTTCAGATTTATGACGAGGCCAGAAAG TTTGCCTACCGCTCCAGAGTGCGTCCGTGTGTAGTTTATGGAGGTGCTGATATAGGCCAGCAGATTCGTGATTTGGAAAGAGGCTGTCACCTGCTTGTGGCCACACCGGGCCGTCTGGTAGACATGATGGAGCGGGGCAAGATTGGCCTGGACCACTGCAA ttatctGGTCCTGGATGAGGCAGACAGAATGCTTGATATGGGTTTTGAACCCCAGATCAGACGTATTGTGGAGCAAGACACCATGCCCACTAAAGGAGCTCGCCAGACCATGATGTTCAGTGCCACCTTCCCCAAGGAGATCCAG ATTCTGGCCCGTGACTTTCTGGAGGAGTACATCTTCCTGGCTGTGGGGCGTGTGGGTTCCACCTCTGAGAACATTACCCAGAAGGTGGTTTGGGTGGAAGAGAATGACAAGCGCTCCTTCCTCCTCGACCTCCTCAATGCTACAG GCAAGGATTCTCTCACTCTGGTGTTTGTGGAAACTAAAAAGGGAGCAGATGCGCTAGAGGACTTCCTGTACCACGAGGGCTATGCTTGCACCAGTATCCATGGCGACCGCTCTCAGCGCGATCGCGAGGAAGCTCTCAGCCAGTTCCGTTCTGGGCGCTGTCCTATTATGGTTGCCACTGCT GTGGCTGCACGAGGGCTTGACATATCCAATGTGAAACATGTGATCAACTTTGACCTGCCAAGTGACATTGAGGAATATGTCCACCGCATTGGGCGTACAGGCCGCGTGGGAAACCTTG gtTTGGCCACCTCCTTCTACAATGATAAGAACAGCAACATCACTAAAGATTTGCTGGACATTCTGGTGGAGGCCAAACAAGAGGTTCCTTCCTGGCTTGAGAACCTTGCTTATGAGCACCAGCACAAGAGCACCAGCCGTGGACGCCCCAAGAG GTTCTCTGGAGGCTTTGGAGCCAGAGATTACCGCCAGATGGCTGGGGGTGGTAACACTTTTGGCAACCGTGGTGCTCGCAACACTGTTGGCCATGGAGGGAACCGCGGTTTTGGAGGCAACAAGG TGTCTAATTTAGGTGGCTTTGGGAGTTTTGGCAATGACAGCTATGGCGGCAACTACGCAAACTACGGAGGAAACTATGCCCAGGTTGACTGGTGGGGCAACTAA
- the ddx3xa gene encoding DEAD-box helicase 3 X-linked a isoform X1: MSHVVVDGSHGLDQQELAVLDLNLADGQGAGAGRRYIPPHLRNKDASKSAENAYSSGRQSGYSVAPVQSYSPGWDGGRSNGFINGYHDGRMNVTANFVRGPPRSDRGGRGGYRGNRNGGSFNQPMHNAGYGGYENKDGGWNAMVNRDAYTSFGGRSDRGKSAFFNDRGTGSRGRYERGGFAAGTGGNSRWVEESRDEEDWSKQLPPNERLENELFAGSNTGINFEKYDDIPVEATGTDSPVHIDSFHDVDMGEIIMGNIALSRYTRPTPVQKYAIPIIKSKRDLMACAQTGSGKTAAFLLPVLSQIYTEGPGEALQATKASTQQENGKYVRRKQYPISLVLAPTRELALQIYDEARKFAYRSRVRPCVVYGGADIGQQIRDLERGCHLLVATPGRLVDMMERGKIGLDHCNYLVLDEADRMLDMGFEPQIRRIVEQDTMPTKGARQTMMFSATFPKEIQILARDFLEEYIFLAVGRVGSTSENITQKVVWVEENDKRSFLLDLLNATGKDSLTLVFVETKKGADALEDFLYHEGYACTSIHGDRSQRDREEALSQFRSGRCPIMVATAVAARGLDISNVKHVINFDLPSDIEEYVHRIGRTGRVGNLGLATSFYNDKNSNITKDLLDILVEAKQEVPSWLENLAYEHQHKSTSRGRPKRFSGGFGARDYRQMAGGGNTFGNRGARNTVGHGGNRGFGGNKVSNLGGFGSFGNDSYGGNYANYGGNYAQVDWWGN, encoded by the exons acTCTCCAGGGTGGGATGGCGGTCGTAGCAATGGTTTCATCAATGGGTACCATGACGGTCGTATGAATGTCACTGCAAACTTTGTACGTGGACCTCCTCGCAGTGATAGAGGGGGACGTGGCGGCTACAGAGGCAACAGGAACGGTGGTTCCTTCAACCAGCCAATGCATAATGCAG GTTATGGCGGTTATGAGAACAAAGATGGAGGCTGGAATGCTATGGTGAACAGAGATGCCTACACAAGCTTTGGCGGACGTTCTGACAGAGGAAAGTCTGCATTTTTCAATGACAGAGGAACTGGATCAAGAGGAAG GTATGAGCGCGGAGGGTTTGCAGCGGGAACAGGAGGGAACAGCCGTTGGGTTGAAGAGTCTAGAGATGAAGAGGACTGGTCAAAGCAATTGCCCCCCAATGAGCGTCTGGAAAA TGAGCTGTTCGCCGGGAGCAACACGGGGATTAACTTTGAGAAGTATGACGACATTCCTGTGGAAGCCACTGGAACAGACTCCCCTGTGCATATTGATAGC tttCATGATGTGGACATGGGCGAGATCATTATGGGCAACATCGCCTTGAGCCGGTACACGCGCCCTACTCCTGTTCAGAAGTATGCAATCCCTATCATCAAGAGCAAGAGGGACCTGATGGCCTGCGCACAGACAG GCTCTGGGAAAACTGCAGCCTTCCTGCTTCCTGTGCTGAGTCAGATCTACACCGAAGGACCTGGAGAAGCACTGCAGGCCACCAAAGCCAGCACTCAG CAGGAGAATGGAAAGTACGTCCGGCGCAAACAGTATCCCATTTCTCTGGTTTTGGCTCCAACAAGAGAGCTTGCTCTTCAGATTTATGACGAGGCCAGAAAG TTTGCCTACCGCTCCAGAGTGCGTCCGTGTGTAGTTTATGGAGGTGCTGATATAGGCCAGCAGATTCGTGATTTGGAAAGAGGCTGTCACCTGCTTGTGGCCACACCGGGCCGTCTGGTAGACATGATGGAGCGGGGCAAGATTGGCCTGGACCACTGCAA ttatctGGTCCTGGATGAGGCAGACAGAATGCTTGATATGGGTTTTGAACCCCAGATCAGACGTATTGTGGAGCAAGACACCATGCCCACTAAAGGAGCTCGCCAGACCATGATGTTCAGTGCCACCTTCCCCAAGGAGATCCAG ATTCTGGCCCGTGACTTTCTGGAGGAGTACATCTTCCTGGCTGTGGGGCGTGTGGGTTCCACCTCTGAGAACATTACCCAGAAGGTGGTTTGGGTGGAAGAGAATGACAAGCGCTCCTTCCTCCTCGACCTCCTCAATGCTACAG GCAAGGATTCTCTCACTCTGGTGTTTGTGGAAACTAAAAAGGGAGCAGATGCGCTAGAGGACTTCCTGTACCACGAGGGCTATGCTTGCACCAGTATCCATGGCGACCGCTCTCAGCGCGATCGCGAGGAAGCTCTCAGCCAGTTCCGTTCTGGGCGCTGTCCTATTATGGTTGCCACTGCT GTGGCTGCACGAGGGCTTGACATATCCAATGTGAAACATGTGATCAACTTTGACCTGCCAAGTGACATTGAGGAATATGTCCACCGCATTGGGCGTACAGGCCGCGTGGGAAACCTTG gtTTGGCCACCTCCTTCTACAATGATAAGAACAGCAACATCACTAAAGATTTGCTGGACATTCTGGTGGAGGCCAAACAAGAGGTTCCTTCCTGGCTTGAGAACCTTGCTTATGAGCACCAGCACAAGAGCACCAGCCGTGGACGCCCCAAGAG GTTCTCTGGAGGCTTTGGAGCCAGAGATTACCGCCAGATGGCTGGGGGTGGTAACACTTTTGGCAACCGTGGTGCTCGCAACACTGTTGGCCATGGAGGGAACCGCGGTTTTGGAGGCAACAAGG TGTCTAATTTAGGTGGCTTTGGGAGTTTTGGCAATGACAGCTATGGCGGCAACTACGCAAACTACGGAGGAAACTATGCCCAGGTTGACTGGTGGGGCAACTAA
- the ddx3xa gene encoding DEAD-box helicase 3 X-linked a isoform X3: MSHVVVDGSHGLDQQELAVLDLNLADGQGAGAGRRYIPPHLRNKDASKSDSPGWDGGRSNGFINGYHDGRMNVTANFVRGPPRSDRGGRGGYRGNRNGGSFNQPMHNAGYGGYENKDGGWNAMVNRDAYTSFGGRSDRGKSAFFNDRGTGSRGRYERGGFAAGTGGNSRWVEESRDEEDWSKQLPPNERLENELFAGSNTGINFEKYDDIPVEATGTDSPVHIDSFHDVDMGEIIMGNIALSRYTRPTPVQKYAIPIIKSKRDLMACAQTGSGKTAAFLLPVLSQIYTEGPGEALQATKASTQQENGKYVRRKQYPISLVLAPTRELALQIYDEARKFAYRSRVRPCVVYGGADIGQQIRDLERGCHLLVATPGRLVDMMERGKIGLDHCNYLVLDEADRMLDMGFEPQIRRIVEQDTMPTKGARQTMMFSATFPKEIQILARDFLEEYIFLAVGRVGSTSENITQKVVWVEENDKRSFLLDLLNATGKDSLTLVFVETKKGADALEDFLYHEGYACTSIHGDRSQRDREEALSQFRSGRCPIMVATAVAARGLDISNVKHVINFDLPSDIEEYVHRIGRTGRVGNLGLATSFYNDKNSNITKDLLDILVEAKQEVPSWLENLAYEHQHKSTSRGRPKRFSGGFGARDYRQMAGGGNTFGNRGARNTVGHGGNRGFGGNKVSNLGGFGSFGNDSYGGNYANYGGNYAQVDWWGN; the protein is encoded by the exons acTCTCCAGGGTGGGATGGCGGTCGTAGCAATGGTTTCATCAATGGGTACCATGACGGTCGTATGAATGTCACTGCAAACTTTGTACGTGGACCTCCTCGCAGTGATAGAGGGGGACGTGGCGGCTACAGAGGCAACAGGAACGGTGGTTCCTTCAACCAGCCAATGCATAATGCAG GTTATGGCGGTTATGAGAACAAAGATGGAGGCTGGAATGCTATGGTGAACAGAGATGCCTACACAAGCTTTGGCGGACGTTCTGACAGAGGAAAGTCTGCATTTTTCAATGACAGAGGAACTGGATCAAGAGGAAG GTATGAGCGCGGAGGGTTTGCAGCGGGAACAGGAGGGAACAGCCGTTGGGTTGAAGAGTCTAGAGATGAAGAGGACTGGTCAAAGCAATTGCCCCCCAATGAGCGTCTGGAAAA TGAGCTGTTCGCCGGGAGCAACACGGGGATTAACTTTGAGAAGTATGACGACATTCCTGTGGAAGCCACTGGAACAGACTCCCCTGTGCATATTGATAGC tttCATGATGTGGACATGGGCGAGATCATTATGGGCAACATCGCCTTGAGCCGGTACACGCGCCCTACTCCTGTTCAGAAGTATGCAATCCCTATCATCAAGAGCAAGAGGGACCTGATGGCCTGCGCACAGACAG GCTCTGGGAAAACTGCAGCCTTCCTGCTTCCTGTGCTGAGTCAGATCTACACCGAAGGACCTGGAGAAGCACTGCAGGCCACCAAAGCCAGCACTCAG CAGGAGAATGGAAAGTACGTCCGGCGCAAACAGTATCCCATTTCTCTGGTTTTGGCTCCAACAAGAGAGCTTGCTCTTCAGATTTATGACGAGGCCAGAAAG TTTGCCTACCGCTCCAGAGTGCGTCCGTGTGTAGTTTATGGAGGTGCTGATATAGGCCAGCAGATTCGTGATTTGGAAAGAGGCTGTCACCTGCTTGTGGCCACACCGGGCCGTCTGGTAGACATGATGGAGCGGGGCAAGATTGGCCTGGACCACTGCAA ttatctGGTCCTGGATGAGGCAGACAGAATGCTTGATATGGGTTTTGAACCCCAGATCAGACGTATTGTGGAGCAAGACACCATGCCCACTAAAGGAGCTCGCCAGACCATGATGTTCAGTGCCACCTTCCCCAAGGAGATCCAG ATTCTGGCCCGTGACTTTCTGGAGGAGTACATCTTCCTGGCTGTGGGGCGTGTGGGTTCCACCTCTGAGAACATTACCCAGAAGGTGGTTTGGGTGGAAGAGAATGACAAGCGCTCCTTCCTCCTCGACCTCCTCAATGCTACAG GCAAGGATTCTCTCACTCTGGTGTTTGTGGAAACTAAAAAGGGAGCAGATGCGCTAGAGGACTTCCTGTACCACGAGGGCTATGCTTGCACCAGTATCCATGGCGACCGCTCTCAGCGCGATCGCGAGGAAGCTCTCAGCCAGTTCCGTTCTGGGCGCTGTCCTATTATGGTTGCCACTGCT GTGGCTGCACGAGGGCTTGACATATCCAATGTGAAACATGTGATCAACTTTGACCTGCCAAGTGACATTGAGGAATATGTCCACCGCATTGGGCGTACAGGCCGCGTGGGAAACCTTG gtTTGGCCACCTCCTTCTACAATGATAAGAACAGCAACATCACTAAAGATTTGCTGGACATTCTGGTGGAGGCCAAACAAGAGGTTCCTTCCTGGCTTGAGAACCTTGCTTATGAGCACCAGCACAAGAGCACCAGCCGTGGACGCCCCAAGAG GTTCTCTGGAGGCTTTGGAGCCAGAGATTACCGCCAGATGGCTGGGGGTGGTAACACTTTTGGCAACCGTGGTGCTCGCAACACTGTTGGCCATGGAGGGAACCGCGGTTTTGGAGGCAACAAGG TGTCTAATTTAGGTGGCTTTGGGAGTTTTGGCAATGACAGCTATGGCGGCAACTACGCAAACTACGGAGGAAACTATGCCCAGGTTGACTGGTGGGGCAACTAA
- the ddx3xa gene encoding DEAD-box helicase 3 X-linked a isoform X4, translated as MSHVVVDGSHGLDQQELAVLDLNLADGQGAGAGRRYIPPHLRNKDASKSDSPGWDGGRSNGFINGYHDGRMNVTANFVRGPPRSDRGGRGGYRGNRNGGSFNQPMHNAGYGGYENKDGGWNAMVNRDAYTSFGGRSDRGKSAFFNDRGTGSRGRYERGGFAAGTGGNSRWVEESRDEEDWSKQLPPNERLENELFAGSNTGINFEKYDDIPVEATGTDSPVHIDSFHDVDMGEIIMGNIALSRYTRPTPVQKYAIPIIKSKRDLMACAQTGSGKTAAFLLPVLSQIYTEGPGEALQATKASTQQENGKYVRRKQYPISLVLAPTRELALQIYDEARKFAYRSRVRPCVVYGGADIGQQIRDLERGCHLLVATPGRLVDMMERGKIGLDHCNYLVLDEADRMLDMGFEPQIRRIVEQDTMPTKGARQTMMFSATFPKEIQILARDFLEEYIFLAVGRVGSTSENITQKVVWVEENDKRSFLLDLLNATGKDSLTLVFVETKKGADALEDFLYHEGYACTSIHGDRSQRDREEALSQFRSGRCPIMVATAVAARGLDISNVKHVINFDLPSDIEEYVHRIGRTGRVGNLGLATSFYNDKNSNITKDLLDILVEAKQEVPSWLENLAYEHQHKSTSRGRPKRFSGGFGARDYRQMAGGGNTFGNRGARNTVGHGGNRGFGGNKGGFGSFGNDSYGGNYANYGGNYAQVDWWGN; from the exons acTCTCCAGGGTGGGATGGCGGTCGTAGCAATGGTTTCATCAATGGGTACCATGACGGTCGTATGAATGTCACTGCAAACTTTGTACGTGGACCTCCTCGCAGTGATAGAGGGGGACGTGGCGGCTACAGAGGCAACAGGAACGGTGGTTCCTTCAACCAGCCAATGCATAATGCAG GTTATGGCGGTTATGAGAACAAAGATGGAGGCTGGAATGCTATGGTGAACAGAGATGCCTACACAAGCTTTGGCGGACGTTCTGACAGAGGAAAGTCTGCATTTTTCAATGACAGAGGAACTGGATCAAGAGGAAG GTATGAGCGCGGAGGGTTTGCAGCGGGAACAGGAGGGAACAGCCGTTGGGTTGAAGAGTCTAGAGATGAAGAGGACTGGTCAAAGCAATTGCCCCCCAATGAGCGTCTGGAAAA TGAGCTGTTCGCCGGGAGCAACACGGGGATTAACTTTGAGAAGTATGACGACATTCCTGTGGAAGCCACTGGAACAGACTCCCCTGTGCATATTGATAGC tttCATGATGTGGACATGGGCGAGATCATTATGGGCAACATCGCCTTGAGCCGGTACACGCGCCCTACTCCTGTTCAGAAGTATGCAATCCCTATCATCAAGAGCAAGAGGGACCTGATGGCCTGCGCACAGACAG GCTCTGGGAAAACTGCAGCCTTCCTGCTTCCTGTGCTGAGTCAGATCTACACCGAAGGACCTGGAGAAGCACTGCAGGCCACCAAAGCCAGCACTCAG CAGGAGAATGGAAAGTACGTCCGGCGCAAACAGTATCCCATTTCTCTGGTTTTGGCTCCAACAAGAGAGCTTGCTCTTCAGATTTATGACGAGGCCAGAAAG TTTGCCTACCGCTCCAGAGTGCGTCCGTGTGTAGTTTATGGAGGTGCTGATATAGGCCAGCAGATTCGTGATTTGGAAAGAGGCTGTCACCTGCTTGTGGCCACACCGGGCCGTCTGGTAGACATGATGGAGCGGGGCAAGATTGGCCTGGACCACTGCAA ttatctGGTCCTGGATGAGGCAGACAGAATGCTTGATATGGGTTTTGAACCCCAGATCAGACGTATTGTGGAGCAAGACACCATGCCCACTAAAGGAGCTCGCCAGACCATGATGTTCAGTGCCACCTTCCCCAAGGAGATCCAG ATTCTGGCCCGTGACTTTCTGGAGGAGTACATCTTCCTGGCTGTGGGGCGTGTGGGTTCCACCTCTGAGAACATTACCCAGAAGGTGGTTTGGGTGGAAGAGAATGACAAGCGCTCCTTCCTCCTCGACCTCCTCAATGCTACAG GCAAGGATTCTCTCACTCTGGTGTTTGTGGAAACTAAAAAGGGAGCAGATGCGCTAGAGGACTTCCTGTACCACGAGGGCTATGCTTGCACCAGTATCCATGGCGACCGCTCTCAGCGCGATCGCGAGGAAGCTCTCAGCCAGTTCCGTTCTGGGCGCTGTCCTATTATGGTTGCCACTGCT GTGGCTGCACGAGGGCTTGACATATCCAATGTGAAACATGTGATCAACTTTGACCTGCCAAGTGACATTGAGGAATATGTCCACCGCATTGGGCGTACAGGCCGCGTGGGAAACCTTG gtTTGGCCACCTCCTTCTACAATGATAAGAACAGCAACATCACTAAAGATTTGCTGGACATTCTGGTGGAGGCCAAACAAGAGGTTCCTTCCTGGCTTGAGAACCTTGCTTATGAGCACCAGCACAAGAGCACCAGCCGTGGACGCCCCAAGAG GTTCTCTGGAGGCTTTGGAGCCAGAGATTACCGCCAGATGGCTGGGGGTGGTAACACTTTTGGCAACCGTGGTGCTCGCAACACTGTTGGCCATGGAGGGAACCGCGGTTTTGGAGGCAACAAGG GTGGCTTTGGGAGTTTTGGCAATGACAGCTATGGCGGCAACTACGCAAACTACGGAGGAAACTATGCCCAGGTTGACTGGTGGGGCAACTAA
- the ddx3xa gene encoding DEAD-box helicase 3 X-linked a isoform X2: MSHVVVDGSHGLDQQELAVLDLNLADGQGAGAGRRYIPPHLRNKDASKSAENAYSSGRQSGYSVAPVQSYSPGWDGGRSNGFINGYHDGRMNVTANFVRGPPRSDRGGRGGYRGNRNGGSFNQPMHNAGYGGYENKDGGWNAMVNRDAYTSFGGRSDRGKSAFFNDRGTGSRGRYERGGFAAGTGGNSRWVEESRDEEDWSKQLPPNERLENELFAGSNTGINFEKYDDIPVEATGTDSPVHIDSFHDVDMGEIIMGNIALSRYTRPTPVQKYAIPIIKSKRDLMACAQTGSGKTAAFLLPVLSQIYTEGPGEALQATKASTQQENGKYVRRKQYPISLVLAPTRELALQIYDEARKFAYRSRVRPCVVYGGADIGQQIRDLERGCHLLVATPGRLVDMMERGKIGLDHCNYLVLDEADRMLDMGFEPQIRRIVEQDTMPTKGARQTMMFSATFPKEIQILARDFLEEYIFLAVGRVGSTSENITQKVVWVEENDKRSFLLDLLNATGKDSLTLVFVETKKGADALEDFLYHEGYACTSIHGDRSQRDREEALSQFRSGRCPIMVATAVAARGLDISNVKHVINFDLPSDIEEYVHRIGRTGRVGNLGLATSFYNDKNSNITKDLLDILVEAKQEVPSWLENLAYEHQHKSTSRGRPKRFSGGFGARDYRQMAGGGNTFGNRGARNTVGHGGNRGFGGNKGGFGSFGNDSYGGNYANYGGNYAQVDWWGN, from the exons acTCTCCAGGGTGGGATGGCGGTCGTAGCAATGGTTTCATCAATGGGTACCATGACGGTCGTATGAATGTCACTGCAAACTTTGTACGTGGACCTCCTCGCAGTGATAGAGGGGGACGTGGCGGCTACAGAGGCAACAGGAACGGTGGTTCCTTCAACCAGCCAATGCATAATGCAG GTTATGGCGGTTATGAGAACAAAGATGGAGGCTGGAATGCTATGGTGAACAGAGATGCCTACACAAGCTTTGGCGGACGTTCTGACAGAGGAAAGTCTGCATTTTTCAATGACAGAGGAACTGGATCAAGAGGAAG GTATGAGCGCGGAGGGTTTGCAGCGGGAACAGGAGGGAACAGCCGTTGGGTTGAAGAGTCTAGAGATGAAGAGGACTGGTCAAAGCAATTGCCCCCCAATGAGCGTCTGGAAAA TGAGCTGTTCGCCGGGAGCAACACGGGGATTAACTTTGAGAAGTATGACGACATTCCTGTGGAAGCCACTGGAACAGACTCCCCTGTGCATATTGATAGC tttCATGATGTGGACATGGGCGAGATCATTATGGGCAACATCGCCTTGAGCCGGTACACGCGCCCTACTCCTGTTCAGAAGTATGCAATCCCTATCATCAAGAGCAAGAGGGACCTGATGGCCTGCGCACAGACAG GCTCTGGGAAAACTGCAGCCTTCCTGCTTCCTGTGCTGAGTCAGATCTACACCGAAGGACCTGGAGAAGCACTGCAGGCCACCAAAGCCAGCACTCAG CAGGAGAATGGAAAGTACGTCCGGCGCAAACAGTATCCCATTTCTCTGGTTTTGGCTCCAACAAGAGAGCTTGCTCTTCAGATTTATGACGAGGCCAGAAAG TTTGCCTACCGCTCCAGAGTGCGTCCGTGTGTAGTTTATGGAGGTGCTGATATAGGCCAGCAGATTCGTGATTTGGAAAGAGGCTGTCACCTGCTTGTGGCCACACCGGGCCGTCTGGTAGACATGATGGAGCGGGGCAAGATTGGCCTGGACCACTGCAA ttatctGGTCCTGGATGAGGCAGACAGAATGCTTGATATGGGTTTTGAACCCCAGATCAGACGTATTGTGGAGCAAGACACCATGCCCACTAAAGGAGCTCGCCAGACCATGATGTTCAGTGCCACCTTCCCCAAGGAGATCCAG ATTCTGGCCCGTGACTTTCTGGAGGAGTACATCTTCCTGGCTGTGGGGCGTGTGGGTTCCACCTCTGAGAACATTACCCAGAAGGTGGTTTGGGTGGAAGAGAATGACAAGCGCTCCTTCCTCCTCGACCTCCTCAATGCTACAG GCAAGGATTCTCTCACTCTGGTGTTTGTGGAAACTAAAAAGGGAGCAGATGCGCTAGAGGACTTCCTGTACCACGAGGGCTATGCTTGCACCAGTATCCATGGCGACCGCTCTCAGCGCGATCGCGAGGAAGCTCTCAGCCAGTTCCGTTCTGGGCGCTGTCCTATTATGGTTGCCACTGCT GTGGCTGCACGAGGGCTTGACATATCCAATGTGAAACATGTGATCAACTTTGACCTGCCAAGTGACATTGAGGAATATGTCCACCGCATTGGGCGTACAGGCCGCGTGGGAAACCTTG gtTTGGCCACCTCCTTCTACAATGATAAGAACAGCAACATCACTAAAGATTTGCTGGACATTCTGGTGGAGGCCAAACAAGAGGTTCCTTCCTGGCTTGAGAACCTTGCTTATGAGCACCAGCACAAGAGCACCAGCCGTGGACGCCCCAAGAG GTTCTCTGGAGGCTTTGGAGCCAGAGATTACCGCCAGATGGCTGGGGGTGGTAACACTTTTGGCAACCGTGGTGCTCGCAACACTGTTGGCCATGGAGGGAACCGCGGTTTTGGAGGCAACAAGG GTGGCTTTGGGAGTTTTGGCAATGACAGCTATGGCGGCAACTACGCAAACTACGGAGGAAACTATGCCCAGGTTGACTGGTGGGGCAACTAA